One Bacteroidia bacterium genomic window carries:
- a CDS encoding SusD/RagB family nutrient-binding outer membrane lipoprotein, with product MKKQFNILLATLAILALPMSSCDNDFDVTNTNPNVINEIDYNTLLTHAMLETSGGRYENWRAGLIYSSTMIQHFATLPGYWSGDKYLYNAGYSSSLFDRNYPSTVKSMVDILDKTEASTNLHNVTLIWWVATMHRLTDMYGDVPYTEAGKGFIDGNFRPQYDAQSAIYADMLAKLETAAGALSAGGDVVSGDFMFGGDVNLWKKYAYSLMLRLGMRMSKVDPGAAQQWVGKAIAGGVMSDISESALVPHSDGPGGINRNGIGEVFNWNGSRFSTDDNPRLSETFVNWMLDNTDPRLDKLGVVASGGPHKGLPNGLDATTIQTAPTGSDLDTYDRITHLVVLRESPMLFQTYAEVELLLAEAAERGWHSGDAKTHFENGVRAAIDQWAAFDGSLAIDGADTDAYIAGLNYTTGGADALKMIGEQYWAATFLNEYEAYANYRRTGFPELVPTNYPGNESNGQIPRRLRYPTSEYGVNEVNINAANARQGEDVFTTRIWWDS from the coding sequence ATGAAAAAACAATTCAATATACTGTTGGCTACCCTCGCAATTCTCGCATTGCCGATGTCATCCTGCGATAATGACTTCGATGTAACCAACACGAACCCTAATGTGATCAACGAAATTGATTACAATACTCTGCTAACCCATGCCATGCTGGAAACTTCCGGTGGGCGATATGAAAACTGGCGCGCAGGTTTGATCTATTCCTCAACTATGATCCAGCATTTCGCAACATTGCCTGGATACTGGAGTGGAGATAAGTACCTCTACAATGCAGGATATTCTTCTTCCCTTTTCGACAGAAATTATCCTTCTACTGTAAAGTCTATGGTTGATATTCTGGACAAAACAGAAGCTTCAACCAACCTCCATAATGTAACCCTGATCTGGTGGGTAGCTACTATGCACAGATTGACGGATATGTATGGGGATGTTCCTTATACTGAAGCAGGTAAAGGATTTATCGATGGAAACTTCCGTCCACAGTATGATGCTCAATCTGCTATCTATGCAGATATGCTGGCAAAGCTGGAAACAGCTGCCGGAGCACTGAGTGCTGGTGGAGACGTAGTATCCGGAGACTTCATGTTCGGAGGGGATGTTAACCTTTGGAAAAAGTATGCTTACTCTCTCATGCTTCGTTTGGGAATGAGAATGAGCAAAGTTGATCCTGGTGCTGCCCAGCAATGGGTAGGAAAAGCGATTGCTGGTGGAGTAATGAGCGACATTTCTGAAAGTGCACTGGTTCCACACTCTGATGGACCTGGTGGTATCAACCGAAATGGAATTGGTGAAGTATTCAACTGGAACGGAAGCAGATTCTCTACAGATGATAACCCTCGTTTGAGTGAAACATTCGTAAACTGGATGCTTGACAATACAGATCCAAGACTTGACAAATTGGGTGTTGTTGCCAGCGGTGGTCCTCACAAAGGATTGCCAAATGGACTGGATGCAACTACTATTCAAACCGCTCCAACAGGTTCTGACCTGGATACCTACGACAGAATTACCCATTTGGTAGTACTGAGAGAATCTCCCATGTTATTCCAAACCTATGCAGAAGTTGAACTGCTTTTGGCAGAAGCTGCTGAGCGCGGATGGCACAGTGGAGATGCAAAAACTCACTTCGAAAACGGAGTAAGAGCTGCTATCGATCAGTGGGCTGCCTTTGATGGATCTTTGGCTATAGATGGAGCCGATACCGATGCCTACATTGCAGGATTGAATTATACAACTGGTGGTGCTGACGCTCTTAAAATGATCGGTGAGCAATACTGGGCCGCTACTTTCCTGAATGAATACGAAGCTTACGCTAACTACCGCCGTACTGGCTTCCCCGAACTTGTTCCTACTAACTATCCTGGAAATGAGTCTAATGGGCAAATCCCAAGAAGACTCAGATACCCAACTAGCGAGTATGGAGTGAATGAGGTGAATATCAATGCGGCAAACGCCCGACAGGGTGAAGATGTTTTTACCACCAGAATCTGGTGGGACTCATAA
- a CDS encoding SusC/RagA family TonB-linked outer membrane protein has protein sequence MKNRLTQKFVSGNSIRRVLVLLPFLGMMIMNHSLFAQSRTVSGTVIESTTKSPLTGVSIVVEGTTTGALTNESGEYSITVPSDASVLLFNFIGYETQKITVAGQSNIDVSMVSSNIVLDDVVITALGVERKTKALAYSVTEVDGSNFTKAREINIANSLAGQVAGVNIANPATGKAGSARIVIRGNASISGNNQPLVVVDGIPIDNSNLGSAGMWGGSDQGDGISSVNPDDVASISVLKGATAAALYGSRASNGVLLITTKSGKSRQGIGVELNSNFVLDDVFNLYDFQDQYGHGNRGAAPTSADEALEFGLYAWGGRLNGSNVIQFDGQSRPYSSQGDNLARFYETGTTFTNTLALSGGNETANFRFSASNLDNDDIVPNAGLNRKTFTANVGGVFGKLTSRISGTYVRENVDNRPRLSDSPGNANYTVGSLPPSINVEDMMGDPNKLGADEDGNELQFNDNIFVTNPYWAAHQFFQNNFKERLMGSILLNYEFTDWLYLQGRVGIDGFTRKNRSYTPYGTAYSSLGGINESFSRFYETNQDLMLGVRKQFGNGFGIDAFVGGNQMFRKSESLSVGGGPLIAPFVHSLGNVPQRNGGFGFSELGINSLYGSVELSYGEYIYLTATARQDWFSVLTAPTSAPDLEVDNSELYPSIGASFVFSEALDMPSFITFGKLRASWAQTANSGAVGPYALVLPYALNGSHLGAPIGNISGGRIPPIAPTPPTFTEYEIGLDVRFFENRLGLDFTYYNNRTEDDLLPGTISGTSGYGSAFQKVGAMSNKGVEILINANLVRGNDFNWDLSFNLAKNNNTVESLGPDIGETGIRVAESRTRNAYIHQVAGLPYSQIMGFSYLRNDAGQLILDDNNLPQRDNANFGPLGTGVHDLTMGIMNNINYKGISLSALVDIKTGGFIYNATNAFSYLRGLHSETLNGREGGLNVTGVNANGETVNANVDPQDYYQRLYNNVTEVFVEDADFAKLRQITIGYTLPPSIMSKLPLNQITVSAVGRNLAILWRKTTNIDPESLYSTGNGQGLEMFGVPTTRSYGFNLNIKF, from the coding sequence ATGAAAAATAGACTAACTCAAAAATTCGTCTCGGGCAACTCGATCCGACGGGTTTTGGTTCTCTTACCGTTTCTCGGTATGATGATTATGAACCACAGCCTGTTTGCCCAATCCCGAACTGTTTCGGGTACGGTGATTGAGTCTACAACGAAGTCCCCTTTGACCGGGGTATCCATTGTTGTAGAAGGCACTACTACGGGTGCTTTGACCAATGAGAGCGGAGAATACAGTATCACTGTTCCTAGTGATGCATCTGTATTGCTCTTCAACTTCATTGGATATGAAACCCAAAAAATCACAGTCGCTGGACAAAGCAACATCGACGTGTCTATGGTAAGTTCCAATATCGTTTTGGACGATGTTGTGATTACCGCTTTGGGAGTTGAAAGAAAGACCAAAGCCCTGGCTTACTCAGTAACCGAGGTTGATGGTTCTAATTTCACCAAAGCACGTGAGATCAATATCGCGAACTCTCTTGCTGGACAAGTAGCAGGGGTAAACATCGCAAATCCTGCGACTGGTAAAGCCGGTTCTGCTAGAATTGTGATTCGCGGTAACGCCTCTATCTCTGGTAATAACCAACCACTTGTTGTAGTTGATGGTATTCCTATCGACAACTCCAACCTGGGATCTGCAGGTATGTGGGGGGGATCTGACCAGGGAGATGGTATTTCCAGTGTTAACCCGGATGACGTAGCAAGTATTTCTGTATTGAAAGGTGCAACTGCAGCTGCTCTTTATGGATCACGTGCTTCCAACGGGGTACTACTTATCACTACCAAAAGCGGTAAATCCAGACAAGGTATAGGAGTTGAGTTAAACTCTAACTTTGTATTGGATGACGTATTCAATCTGTATGATTTCCAGGATCAGTATGGTCATGGAAACCGTGGAGCTGCTCCTACATCTGCTGACGAAGCCCTCGAATTTGGCTTGTATGCATGGGGAGGAAGACTCAATGGATCAAATGTAATTCAGTTTGATGGTCAAAGCCGTCCGTATTCGAGTCAGGGAGATAACCTGGCTAGATTCTACGAAACGGGAACAACTTTTACGAATACGCTAGCATTGTCAGGTGGAAACGAAACCGCGAACTTCCGTTTCTCTGCTTCCAACCTGGACAATGATGATATCGTTCCTAACGCTGGTTTAAATAGAAAGACCTTTACGGCAAACGTGGGTGGTGTTTTCGGAAAACTGACCTCCAGAATTTCCGGTACCTATGTACGTGAAAATGTTGACAACCGCCCACGTCTTTCTGACTCTCCCGGTAATGCGAACTATACGGTAGGTTCTCTTCCTCCTTCTATCAACGTAGAAGACATGATGGGAGATCCTAACAAATTGGGTGCTGATGAAGATGGAAATGAGCTTCAGTTCAATGACAACATCTTCGTTACCAATCCTTACTGGGCCGCTCACCAGTTCTTCCAGAACAACTTCAAAGAGCGTCTCATGGGATCTATCTTGTTGAACTATGAGTTCACAGATTGGCTTTATCTTCAAGGTCGTGTAGGTATCGATGGATTTACCCGTAAGAACAGATCTTACACTCCTTATGGTACTGCATACAGTTCTCTGGGTGGAATCAATGAAAGTTTCAGCAGATTCTATGAAACCAACCAGGACCTCATGCTAGGTGTGAGAAAGCAGTTCGGGAATGGTTTTGGAATCGATGCATTCGTAGGTGGAAACCAAATGTTCCGCAAGAGCGAAAGCCTGAGTGTAGGTGGTGGGCCGCTGATCGCGCCTTTCGTACACAGTTTGGGTAACGTTCCTCAAAGAAATGGTGGATTCGGATTCAGCGAATTAGGAATCAACTCTCTTTATGGTTCTGTAGAACTTTCTTATGGAGAATATATCTATCTGACTGCAACTGCTCGTCAGGACTGGTTCTCTGTTTTGACTGCTCCTACTTCTGCACCTGATCTGGAAGTTGATAACTCAGAACTCTATCCTTCTATAGGAGCAAGTTTTGTATTCTCAGAAGCGCTGGATATGCCTTCTTTCATCACCTTTGGTAAACTGCGTGCTTCCTGGGCACAGACTGCCAACTCTGGTGCAGTAGGACCTTATGCACTGGTACTTCCTTATGCATTGAATGGTTCTCACCTGGGAGCTCCGATAGGAAACATTTCCGGTGGACGTATTCCTCCGATTGCTCCAACTCCTCCTACTTTTACAGAGTATGAAATTGGCTTGGATGTCCGTTTCTTTGAAAACAGATTAGGACTTGACTTCACTTACTATAACAACAGAACTGAAGACGACCTCCTTCCTGGTACAATTTCAGGAACCTCAGGATATGGATCTGCTTTCCAGAAAGTAGGTGCTATGTCTAATAAAGGTGTTGAGATTTTGATCAACGCAAATCTGGTAAGAGGAAATGATTTCAACTGGGATCTATCCTTCAACCTTGCGAAAAACAACAACACTGTTGAAAGCTTAGGTCCGGATATTGGTGAAACTGGTATTCGTGTAGCTGAATCTCGTACAAGAAATGCCTACATCCACCAGGTTGCAGGTCTTCCCTATAGCCAAATCATGGGATTCTCATACCTGAGAAATGATGCAGGTCAATTGATTCTGGATGATAATAATCTTCCTCAGAGAGACAATGCCAACTTTGGTCCTTTGGGAACCGGTGTACATGACCTGACTATGGGTATCATGAACAACATCAACTATAAAGGAATTAGTCTTTCTGCTTTGGTTGATATCAAAACAGGTGGATTTATCTACAATGCAACGAATGCGTTCAGCTACCTCAGAGGACTTCATAGTGAAACCCTCAATGGAAGAGAAGGTGGACTAAATGTAACAGGAGTAAATGCTAATGGTGAGACTGTCAACGCAAATGTTGATCCACAGGATTACTACCAGCGTTTGTATAATAATGTAACAGAGGTATTTGTGGAAGATGCAGATTTTGCAAAACTCCGTCAGATCACCATTGGTTATACATTGCCTCCAAGCATTATGTCTAAGCTGCCATTGAATCAGATTACTGTATCTGCAGTAGGACGTAACCTTGCTATCCTTTGGAGAAAAACAACCAACATCGATCCTGAATCATTGTATTCAACTGGAAATGGACAAGGATTGGAAATGTTTGGTGTACCAACAACCAGAAGTTATGGTTTTAACCTGAACATTAAATTTTAA